A DNA window from Halomicrobium mukohataei DSM 12286 contains the following coding sequences:
- a CDS encoding metallophosphoesterase encodes MELTYDDRAVVVGETLVLADLHVGKGSSNLELPVGDSTDTLDRLDGLLARHEPETVVIAGDLLHSFTTVPRTVSDTVAEIRQRCRAHDARPIVTPGNHDTMLDSVWDGATTPEYAVGDTVICHGHEAPETTAKRYVIGHDHPTIEIEGQRRPCYLVAEDAYGRADVVMVPAFNRLLAGVRVNEMRADEFMSPLIQSVDQFRPLVWSEAGDERLDFPPLGEFRRLL; translated from the coding sequence ATGGAACTCACCTACGACGACCGGGCCGTCGTCGTCGGGGAGACGCTGGTACTGGCCGACCTCCACGTCGGCAAGGGGTCTTCGAACCTGGAGCTGCCGGTCGGAGACAGCACGGACACGCTGGATCGACTCGACGGGCTGCTGGCGCGCCACGAGCCCGAGACGGTCGTGATCGCTGGCGACCTGTTACACTCGTTCACCACGGTCCCGCGGACGGTCTCGGACACCGTCGCGGAGATCCGACAGCGCTGTCGCGCACACGACGCGCGCCCGATCGTCACGCCCGGGAACCACGACACCATGCTCGACTCGGTGTGGGACGGGGCGACCACGCCCGAGTACGCGGTCGGCGACACCGTGATCTGTCACGGCCACGAAGCGCCGGAGACCACGGCCAAGCGGTACGTCATCGGCCACGACCACCCGACGATCGAGATCGAGGGCCAGCGTCGGCCCTGCTACCTCGTCGCCGAAGACGCCTACGGGCGCGCGGACGTGGTGATGGTGCCGGCGTTCAACCGCCTGCTCGCGGGCGTGCGGGTCAACGAGATGCGCGCCGACGAGTTCATGTCGCCGCTGATCCAGTCGGTCGACCAGTTCCGGCCGCTCGTCTGGAGCGAGGCCGGCGACGAACGCCTGGATTTTCCCCCGCTCGGGGAGTTCCGGCGACTGCTGTAG
- a CDS encoding winged helix-turn-helix domain-containing protein produces MEKALWYLLTATRGGENRARIIDALSDRPMNANELAEELDVGYKTIRHHMDQLIEHDVVEPGDTDYAKLYFLTDRFERNRETFEEIMERID; encoded by the coding sequence ATGGAGAAGGCCCTCTGGTATCTACTGACTGCGACACGAGGTGGGGAAAATCGCGCTCGAATTATCGACGCGCTCTCTGACAGACCGATGAACGCAAACGAACTCGCGGAGGAACTCGACGTGGGCTACAAGACGATCCGACACCACATGGACCAGTTGATCGAACACGACGTCGTCGAACCGGGCGACACCGACTACGCGAAACTGTACTTCCTGACCGATCGGTTCGAGCGGAACCGAGAGACGTTCGAGGAGATCATGGAGCGGATCGACTGA
- a CDS encoding spondin domain-containing protein produces MTDDNTATTEESHGRRVSRRGFVAGAGAVLLGGTGTVAATVQSTQELRYNVRVTNVSDGQTLQTTAEGDAAEQPVPLSPVVYAVHEADEPIFTAGESARGNGLEGVAEDGSPKSLVASLGERETVHDAGVQAVPAGSDEPGPLLPNHSYDFETERLATDDLYLSMVTMFVPSNDLFYALGGATGIPLSSDEQSVQGDVTDRVDLWDAGTEINEEPGVGENQVQRQRGAGVGLVERGTVAPVETINGYDYPDTSDVLRVLVQPR; encoded by the coding sequence ATGACGGACGACAACACAGCGACGACGGAGGAATCGCACGGTCGACGGGTATCACGGCGCGGCTTCGTTGCGGGTGCCGGAGCCGTCCTGCTGGGTGGGACCGGGACGGTCGCGGCGACCGTACAGAGCACACAGGAGCTCCGGTACAACGTTCGTGTCACGAACGTCTCGGACGGACAGACGCTCCAGACGACGGCGGAGGGGGACGCGGCCGAGCAGCCGGTCCCGCTCTCGCCGGTCGTCTACGCAGTCCACGAAGCCGACGAACCGATCTTCACCGCCGGTGAGTCGGCGCGAGGCAACGGGCTCGAAGGCGTCGCCGAAGACGGTTCGCCCAAGTCTCTCGTCGCGTCGCTCGGCGAACGAGAGACGGTCCACGACGCCGGTGTTCAGGCAGTTCCGGCCGGTAGCGACGAACCCGGTCCGCTACTGCCGAACCACTCTTACGACTTCGAGACCGAGCGACTGGCGACCGACGATCTGTACCTCTCGATGGTGACGATGTTCGTTCCTTCGAACGACCTCTTCTACGCGCTGGGGGGCGCGACGGGGATTCCACTCAGTTCGGACGAACAGTCGGTCCAGGGCGACGTGACCGACCGCGTCGACCTCTGGGACGCGGGGACCGAGATCAACGAGGAGCCCGGCGTCGGCGAGAACCAGGTCCAGCGCCAGCGAGGTGCCGGCGTCGGTCTGGTCGAGCGTGGCACGGTCGCACCGGTCGAGACGATCAACGGCTACGACTACCCCGACACCAGCGACGTGCTTCGCGTGCTCGTACAGCCCCGATAA
- a CDS encoding pyridoxal phosphate-dependent aminotransferase, translating to MTEFSRRVEQVSISGIREVFEAAGEDAINLGLGQPDFPTPDHARQAAVEAIQAGKADAYTSNKGTRELREAIADKHARDNGMDVDPENVIATSGGSEALHIALEAHVDGPGHSPGSDRTQSDNAGQEVIFPDPGFVSYDALTHLAGGTPKPVPLRDDLTLDPATVEEAITDDTAAFIVNSPANPTGAVQSPDDMRAFARIADEHDVLCLSDEVYEHIVFEGEHRSPAEFDDGGNVVVVNACSKSYSMTGWRLGWVTGASDRIERMLRVHQYAQACASAPAQFAAEAALSGPQDVVEEMRAAFEQRRDVLLDGLEDIGLECPTPEGAFYAMPKVPDGFVDECIERGVVVVPGEAFGAQGAGYARISYPVDVETLKEALSIMDEALAAVQ from the coding sequence ATGACAGAGTTCTCCCGTCGAGTCGAGCAGGTGTCGATCTCGGGGATCCGAGAGGTCTTCGAGGCCGCAGGTGAGGACGCGATCAATCTCGGGCTGGGCCAGCCGGACTTCCCGACGCCAGACCACGCCCGCCAGGCGGCGGTCGAGGCGATCCAGGCGGGGAAAGCAGACGCCTACACGTCGAACAAGGGGACCCGCGAGCTGCGGGAAGCCATCGCGGACAAGCACGCGCGAGACAACGGCATGGACGTGGACCCCGAGAACGTGATCGCCACCTCGGGCGGCAGCGAGGCGCTGCACATCGCGCTGGAGGCCCACGTCGACGGCCCGGGACACAGTCCCGGGAGCGATCGGACACAGTCCGACAACGCGGGCCAGGAAGTGATCTTCCCCGACCCCGGCTTCGTCTCCTACGACGCGCTGACCCACCTCGCTGGCGGGACGCCCAAGCCGGTCCCGCTGCGGGACGATCTGACGCTCGACCCGGCGACCGTCGAGGAAGCGATCACCGACGACACCGCCGCCTTCATCGTCAACAGCCCGGCCAATCCGACCGGCGCGGTCCAGTCGCCCGACGACATGCGCGCGTTCGCCCGGATCGCAGACGAGCACGACGTGCTCTGTCTCTCCGACGAGGTGTACGAGCACATCGTCTTCGAGGGCGAGCACCGCAGTCCCGCCGAATTCGACGACGGCGGCAACGTCGTCGTCGTCAACGCCTGCTCGAAGAGCTACTCGATGACCGGCTGGCGGCTGGGCTGGGTCACGGGTGCCAGCGACCGCATCGAGCGCATGCTGCGGGTCCACCAGTACGCACAGGCCTGTGCGAGCGCGCCCGCCCAGTTCGCGGCCGAAGCGGCCCTGTCGGGACCTCAGGACGTTGTCGAGGAGATGCGGGCCGCCTTCGAGCAGCGTCGTGACGTGTTGCTCGACGGCCTCGAAGACATCGGACTGGAGTGTCCCACGCCCGAAGGTGCCTTCTACGCGATGCCGAAGGTGCCCGACGGGTTCGTCGACGAGTGCATCGAGCGTGGCGTCGTCGTCGTCCCCGGTGAGGCCTTCGGTGCCCAGGGCGCGGGCTACGCCCGAATCTCGTACCCCGTCGACGTGGAGACGCTGAAAGAGGCGCTGTCGATCATGGACGAGGCGCTCGCGGCCGTCCAGTGA